CAAAAAAGAAGCGATGATGAAATTGGTAAACTTTCAGATACTTTAAATTATATGGCCAAGGAAATTATAAAAAAGGATCAGATCAAGAATGATTTTATATCCTCTGTATCCCATGAACTTAGAACCCCCCTTACTTCCATCAAAGGTTGGGCAGTTACTCTAAAACAAGATTATGAAGATAAAGAAATTTTATCCGATGGTCTTGAAATTATCGAGAAGGAAAGCGATCGATTAACCCTTATGGTGGAGGAGCTATTGGATTTTTCTAAATTTGTATCTGGTAAAATTACCTTTAATATAAAACCTACTGATTTAAAAGAGATATTGAAGCATGTAAAAAAGCAACTAACCCCAAGGGCATTAAGAGAAGAAGTGGATTTTCAGTTGAACTATGCTGATGATTTTCCATTAATTTATTGTGACGAAAATCGTTTAAAACAGGTACTTATTAATTTACTAGATAATGCCTTTAAATTTACTCCCTCCAATGGAAAAATAAGTTTATTGGCTAAGCTGCAGGATGACAAAATAGTTATCGTTGTAGAGGATACAGGCAGTGGCATAGATCCTGAGGAGCTTCCTAAAGTTAAAGAAAAATTCTACAAGGGGAAATCTAGCAAATCTCAAAATGGAATTGGTTTAACTATCTCTGATGCAATTGTTAAAATGATGGGAGGAAGCCTAGATATCACCAGCCAATTAGATAAAGGTACTAGAGTAACCCTGACCCTGCCATTACAGGAGGTTGTTTAGATGAGATCTATTAAATTAATTTGTATTTTATTACCTATCATTTTACTTATAACCGGCTGTGTAGGTACAGTAAATGACCTAAGCTTGCAAATTGCACCACCTAACAATATTCATATTTCAATTGGTGGAACCTGGGAAATTATCGATGTGTTAAATCAATCCTCTACTACCGAAGAGAACCAACAATGGCTAGGAAAAACCATTATGTTTTCCAGTCAACATGCAGTGGTAACAGATTATTTTATTAAGGACGTTGGTTACCAAGTGAAACGAGTAAATGCAGATGAGTACCTTCTCTATCATTATAAGGCATTTCCTGAGGGATATCATTTTTCTCAGGATGAAATTGAAGTAATTACTATCCTAGACCAGGATGTTTTATTCTGTGAAATTCTGAAGGTAAAGGATGATGAATTAATATTTAAAATATACAATGATAGCTTTATTTTAAAGAGGGTTTCCCATGAGGTGGATGAAGAGCTGTTGAAACAACTACAGGAAGAAAACAATCCCAATGAATGGTTAGAAAATCATCCTCAGTCTACTTTGCTACGGACTGGAGTACTTATAGGTCTGCGCCAAACCATTGATGAGAATAACTTAAATATACAGACCCACTCCTATAGAACCCTTTGGATTGATTCTGAAAATAAGAAGTTAAATTCTCTTTTACAGACAGAAGATATTTTTTTTCCGAGGCGAAAAGGTTTTTGGAAAATGGAGGTAAACAGAATAATTGAAGGCAATAGAATGGAAGAATTATTAGTCCCTTATAACATCCTAAGTAAGGAGACAAATCCAATAGAAAGGACAGCCCATCAACCTATCCTTCAGCAAGAAAAGGAAGAGTTTATCTATAGAAAGATTAATTATATTAGTAATGACTATGTTTCTATTGAGGAGAAACAATTTAAAAGCAATGGTGAAAACAAAGTTTTACAAAGGGAAGGATTGCATATTTTAGCTATCGACAGTATTCCCAACATTAGAAGAATAAATATATTAGATTTGTTAGGCAACTCAGGCTTAGAGGCAATAGAGACTGGAAGAAAAAGAATATTAGATCAAATAGAATATGATAGTATACTCCCAGAGAAGAACCCTGGTGAAAATTATGGTATCGAAAGAAGATTTGGACATTGGTTATTAAGAGGGGGCATAAGCTTTTTGGCAGGTGATGAGTTGAAGACAGTAGATTATAATATTAACCTTATCCCCCCTAGGGAATTGGTGTTTTATGATGACCTGAGTATTCCATGGACAACTTTGAAGGATAGAGTACCTGCTGCTATTGATCTCTATACATCTCCTAATAAAGATATTGCTTTAGTGGTAACGAAGGAGGAATTGATGGTATTTTCAATAGAAGGTAAAACCCTACAACAGGAGACTTTAGAAAGAATTCCCTTAAAGGATGGAGAAGTTGTAATCATGGTAGAATGGGCAACGGGTCCATACGTAGACAACTGGAAAAGAACTTTGGAAAATCATATCAATGATTAATAGTCCGACAAAATAGTTACAAAAATTTCCTTAAAAAATATTGACAAAATTTTATCAATGTGATAAATTTAGAATAATAAAACCAATAAAAAATTTATATTTGCAAAGATAAAAAAACATCGGTTTGAAAACTGATGAGAAAGTCATGAAGACTTGTCTCCTTTTATAATCAAAAAAGGGGCAAGTCTTTTGTTTTTGAAGGGTGGTTGTTTGAGTTGATAGATTACATACTTAAAAGAAGTTTACATTTAATTTTTGTTATGATTGGGGTGTCTATACTGACCTTTGGATTAAGTCAGTTGATACCGGGGGATCCAGCGGAACTACTCCTGAGAGAAATGGGGATGGAGGCCACTAGGGAAGAGGTGGAAATTCTAAGGGAGCAGTTGGGGCTCAATGATCCCTTTATGGTACAGTATGGAAGATGGATAAAGAATGTTTTGAGGGGAGATTTAGGTCGATCCTTTAGAACCGGCGGAAAGGTAGCACAGGAAATAGCAACACGATTGACAGCCACTATAGAATTGACAATAGGAGGCCTACTGGTAATGATTGTCTTAGCCCTACCCATAGGGATTTTATCAGCAATCTTTAAAAATACTTGGGTAGACCATATAAGTCGTTTATTTGCTTTCTTTGGAGCTTCCATACCCTCCTTTTGGCTGGGTTTGATGTTGATTTACTTTTTTTCTGTAAAGCATTCTATTTTTCCTGTGATGGGGAGAGGAAGTTTGAGACACTTGTTTTTACCCTCTTTTACCCTTGGGATAGGAATGGCTACAACCTATGCCAGGCTGATTAGAGCCAGTATGCTGGAGGTTTTGGGACAGGACTTTATTCTAGCAGCCCGTTCTAGAGGCCTTAAAGAAAATATCGTTATTATAAATAATGCTTTAAGAAATGCTCTCATTCCAGTGGTGACAGCCTTTGGTATGAGCTTTGGACATTTATTGGGAGGCACTGTTATTGTAGAAAATATTTTTGCTTGGCCAGGGGTTGGAAAATTTTTAGTAGAATGTATTTTTAATAGAGATTATCCCGTGATACAGGGTTATGTTTTATGGATGGCTACGATTTTCGTGTTTGCCAATCTCATTGTTGATATATCTTATAGACTATTGGATCCACGAATTTCTGTAGGAAGGAAGATGTAGATGCAACAGGAGATAGTTCACCTACAAAAAGAAGAAATCAAAAGAATGAAAACCAAGCATAGGTTCTTTAAAGATAAAATGGCAGTACTAGGATGTATCATTCTATGTATCTTTATCATCATTTCTATTTTGACACCTAGCTTAACTACAAATGATCCCCTCAAGGTGGATTTAATGGAAAGACTTAACCCACCTAGTTCAACCTATCCAATGGGGACAGATCACCTAGGACGATGTGTTTTTACGAGGGTCCTGTATGGAGGAAGAACCTCCATGACGGTAGCTGTGGCTGTCTTGGGAATTGTGTTAACAATAGGGGTTTTAGTAGGAGTATTGGCAGGATACATAGGGGGATTTGTGGATACTTTTATTAGCCACATTATAGATATACTGCTGGCTTTTCCTGGACTTATCCTAGCTCTAGCAATAGCTGGAATTTTAGGACCCAGTCTTATAAATACCATGATTGCTGTAGCAGCTGTACAATGGGTGGGTTATGCAAGAATCGTAAGGGGTATGGTATTATCCATTAAGGAGAAGGATTATGTCAAGACAGCTAAGACCTGTGGAACTTCACATTTTTTTATTATTCTACGGCATATTTTACCCAATATGATTTCACCTATTATTGTTTTAGCTACTTTAGATGTAGGGGCAATTATTTTAAGAATTGCAGCACTGTCATTTTTAGGGTTAGGGGCACAACCCCCTACACCGGAATGGGGAGCTATGATTAATGATGGCAGAGCCTATATGCAGACGGCTCCATGGGTAATGTTTTTCCCTGGAGGGGCTATTTTACTAGTAGTCATGGCCTTTAATTTATTGGGAGATGGTCTGCGGGATATATACGATCCTAAAAATACATAATGTTTTTTCAAAGTTAGTCAATAAAATGCTAGTCTATCGTAATCAATACTTTAAGTAAAGGAGTTGAAAAAAGATGGACACTATATTAGATATTAAAAACCTGTCAATAGCCTTTTCCAACACTAATGAAGGAATTAAAGCTGTTAATAGAGCTAGTCTACAGCTGAGGACTGGGGAAGTTTTAGGTATTGTAGGGGAAAGCGGATGTGGTAAAACTACTCTTTCCCGTAGTGTCTTAGGCCTATTGCCACCAGCTGGAAAAATTCTTGAGGGTGAACTTGTTTTTGAAGGAAAGGACTTACTTCATTTATCTAAGGAAGAAAAGAGAAAAATCAGAGGTAGAGAAATAGGAATGATTTTTCAAGACTCTATGACTTCTTTAAATCCAGTGAGGAAAATAGGCAGTCAGTTTATAGAAACCCTTTCTTCTAGACTTGAAATCCATGAAGAACAGGCAAGGCAAATAGCAGAAGAGATGCTAGCTAAGGTAAACTTACCTAATCCTAAAAAAATTATGAATAGATACTCCTTCCAATTAAGTGGAGGAATGCGACAGAGGGTGATGATTGCTATAGCCCTTGCATTAAGACCTAAGATATTGATAGCAGATGAACCGACTACAGCATTAGATGTAACTGTTCAGGCACAAATTCTTAAGGAAATGCGGGACTTAAAGGAAAACTATGGCACCAGCATTATGCTAGTATCCCATAATTTAGGGGTTGTATATCAGGTGGCGGATACTATTGCCGTCATGTATGCCGGTTCTGTTGTGGAATACGGGGATGCATCAACAATATTTAAAAATCCTACCCATCCCTACACCAAGGCTTTGCTAGGTTCTATCCCTACATTAAGCCAACATCAAGAAAAGCTGGTATCTATAGAGGGGACCCCCCCTGTTTCCAATAGTTTGCCTTCAGGCTGTGTTTTTCACCCTCGATGTCAATATGCTAGTCATCTTTGTAGACTTGAAAAGCCCATAACTGTAGAAACGGTAGAAGGGGTGAGGGTAGCCTGTCATAGAGTGAATTCATCAAACTATACAGAAGGAGAGGACTACATTGCATAATCAACAGCCCTATACTAATGTCACCAACACCGATGAAGAAATATTGCTGCAAGTCACTGGTTTGACCAAACAGTATACCCTTGAAAAAAACTTTTTTCTGAGGAGGGAAGAAAAATTATTGGCTGTAGATGATGTATCTCTAACTATCCATCAGGGAAAGACACTGGGATTGGTTGGGGAAAGTGGATGTGGAAAAAGTACTCTAGGGAAGTTAGTGTTAAAGGTGGAGGCACCTACAGCAGGGAAAATTTTATTTGATGGACAGGATATCACCAATCTAAAGGGCCAAAGCTTAAGAAATATGAGAAGGAATATGCAGGGAATTTTTCAAGATGCCGATGCTTCCTTAAATCCTAGGATGAAGATAGAGGACATTGTTAAGGAATCATTAACCAATTATCATATAGGAAGTAAAGAAGAGCGTAGGCAACAGGTTATTGAATTACTACATACAGTAGGATTAGGAGAAGAGATTTTAGATCGATATCCCCATGAATTTAGTGGAGGACAGAAACAAAGAATTACCATTGCTAGGGCCCTGGCCCTAAGACCAAAGCTAATCCTATGTGACGAAGCTACAGCCAGTTTAGACGTTTCTATTCAGGCTCAGGTGTTAAACCTACTAAAAAAACTTAGAGAGGTCTTTGGATTATCTTACCTATTTATTTCCCATGATATAGCAGCAGTGAAGTACATTAGTGATGAAGTGGCTGTAATGTATTTAGGAAAAATTGTTGAGCGTATTGATAGCAAAACCTTGATAGGAAAAGCTCGGCATCCCTATACCAGAGCGTTATTGCAGGCAGTACCTATAGCAGGGGGAGAAAAGACTTTGCTACAAAATAAGCAATTAAAGGGAGAACCCCCAAATCCTATGGATATTGGGAAGGGATGCAGATTTTACTCCCGGTGTGAATGTCGTGAAGCAATCTGCAACAGGGAAGAACCTCCTCTGAAGGAAGTGAGACCAGGACATCAGATAGCCTGCCATGTTGTAGCATAACACTATCAATAGGGATACAAGAAATTTTTTTGATGATAATATTTATCCATAAAATATAAGGAATTTAGAGACTACTGAAAAATTATAGTTTTTTTGCTTGTCATTGTGAAGGAAAGTTGAAGAATATCATATTTTCAATCCATCAAGATCCTTTGCTAACCCTTAGGATGACAAAAAATGACTTTGCAGTGATCTGAAAATTCGGCTGAAATTATATACAATTTTTTAAAAATATGCAACAAGGAGGATACAAATGAGAAGTAGAAGGTTTAAAAAATATTTTAGCTTAACAATGATTGTAGTACTCATAGCAGGTATGGTTTTAACGGGATGTGGAGGAAAGGAAGGTGAAACCTCCAATCCAGCACAGGAAATATCAGAAGTAACAGTTCCTCAACATTTAGTTATAGGAGAGCAGTTTGATTTAAAAGGATATGATCCAGGGAGTTCTATGTCAGACTTTGTTCGTGCTTTGGTTTATAATAATCTAGTAGAATTGGATATGGACTTTAAAAAGTCTCCAGGATTAGCAGAGTCCTGGGAAACGAGTGGGGATGGAACAATATGGACCTTTGAGTTAAGACAAAATGTTGTATTCCATGACGGGAGTCCTTGGGATGCAGAGGCAGCAAAGATTAATCTAGACATAAGAAAAGAAGGTACCGGTAAAGGATGGTTAACTGCAGTGGAGGAGGTTGAAGTAGTAGGCTCCCATACTTTAGCAGTACATTTAAAGGAGCCAGTATATACTTTTGATTCGGATTTAACACCTCCCTTTTTAGCTATGGTAAGCCCTAAGGCCTTTGATGAGGAAGGCAATGTGATAGAGGCCATCGGGACAGGACCCTTTAAGCTGACTAGCTGGACAACCGACAGTGAGTTTGTTATGGAAAGAAATGAAGACTACTTTGCAGGTGCACCTATCTTAGAAAAAATTACATTTAAAGTTATTCCTGATGCTGAGACAAGAGCCATGGCTCTACAGGCAGGAGAAATTGATATGATGAGTGGTAGAGAAGCCTTAACAGCCGTACAAAGATTAAAGGCTCAACCCAATATGAAGCTTGTAAAGGAAATGAGTCAAACATCAGAGGTTTTATTCTTTAACGTATATGAAGGACCCTTCAATGATATAAAAGTAAGACAGGCAGTAGCCCATGCCATCAACTTTGATGAAATGGTACCTGTACTTTTAGAGGATCTTGCAGAAGCTCCCATGAATTTCTTCTCTC
This window of the Natronincola ferrireducens genome carries:
- a CDS encoding sensor histidine kinase; its protein translation is MKSIKKRLVFYFVFIIIITVVILEVVLLINIQQHYYSNLEGTLINQLQTSTDLYEKYFSDATLQENILNNVDTFWNQTSAQVAIIDMKGRVLMDSIGVMINTTEGMEDVERALEGELGKWVGNVDYDTERVMAVSYPLYSKGQQVGVLRFVASLREINNDIKRITHIFIAFGILVTLISGLVSIFLANTITVPLEEVTLTAEKMAKGDYYIENQKRSDDEIGKLSDTLNYMAKEIIKKDQIKNDFISSVSHELRTPLTSIKGWAVTLKQDYEDKEILSDGLEIIEKESDRLTLMVEELLDFSKFVSGKITFNIKPTDLKEILKHVKKQLTPRALREEVDFQLNYADDFPLIYCDENRLKQVLINLLDNAFKFTPSNGKISLLAKLQDDKIVIVVEDTGSGIDPEELPKVKEKFYKGKSSKSQNGIGLTISDAIVKMMGGSLDITSQLDKGTRVTLTLPLQEVV
- the nikB gene encoding nickel ABC transporter permease, whose amino-acid sequence is MIDYILKRSLHLIFVMIGVSILTFGLSQLIPGDPAELLLREMGMEATREEVEILREQLGLNDPFMVQYGRWIKNVLRGDLGRSFRTGGKVAQEIATRLTATIELTIGGLLVMIVLALPIGILSAIFKNTWVDHISRLFAFFGASIPSFWLGLMLIYFFSVKHSIFPVMGRGSLRHLFLPSFTLGIGMATTYARLIRASMLEVLGQDFILAARSRGLKENIVIINNALRNALIPVVTAFGMSFGHLLGGTVIVENIFAWPGVGKFLVECIFNRDYPVIQGYVLWMATIFVFANLIVDISYRLLDPRISVGRKM
- the nikC gene encoding nickel transporter permease produces the protein MQQEIVHLQKEEIKRMKTKHRFFKDKMAVLGCIILCIFIIISILTPSLTTNDPLKVDLMERLNPPSSTYPMGTDHLGRCVFTRVLYGGRTSMTVAVAVLGIVLTIGVLVGVLAGYIGGFVDTFISHIIDILLAFPGLILALAIAGILGPSLINTMIAVAAVQWVGYARIVRGMVLSIKEKDYVKTAKTCGTSHFFIILRHILPNMISPIIVLATLDVGAIILRIAALSFLGLGAQPPTPEWGAMINDGRAYMQTAPWVMFFPGGAILLVVMAFNLLGDGLRDIYDPKNT
- a CDS encoding ABC transporter ATP-binding protein — protein: MDTILDIKNLSIAFSNTNEGIKAVNRASLQLRTGEVLGIVGESGCGKTTLSRSVLGLLPPAGKILEGELVFEGKDLLHLSKEEKRKIRGREIGMIFQDSMTSLNPVRKIGSQFIETLSSRLEIHEEQARQIAEEMLAKVNLPNPKKIMNRYSFQLSGGMRQRVMIAIALALRPKILIADEPTTALDVTVQAQILKEMRDLKENYGTSIMLVSHNLGVVYQVADTIAVMYAGSVVEYGDASTIFKNPTHPYTKALLGSIPTLSQHQEKLVSIEGTPPVSNSLPSGCVFHPRCQYASHLCRLEKPITVETVEGVRVACHRVNSSNYTEGEDYIA
- a CDS encoding ABC transporter ATP-binding protein, with protein sequence MHNQQPYTNVTNTDEEILLQVTGLTKQYTLEKNFFLRREEKLLAVDDVSLTIHQGKTLGLVGESGCGKSTLGKLVLKVEAPTAGKILFDGQDITNLKGQSLRNMRRNMQGIFQDADASLNPRMKIEDIVKESLTNYHIGSKEERRQQVIELLHTVGLGEEILDRYPHEFSGGQKQRITIARALALRPKLILCDEATASLDVSIQAQVLNLLKKLREVFGLSYLFISHDIAAVKYISDEVAVMYLGKIVERIDSKTLIGKARHPYTRALLQAVPIAGGEKTLLQNKQLKGEPPNPMDIGKGCRFYSRCECREAICNREEPPLKEVRPGHQIACHVVA
- a CDS encoding ABC transporter substrate-binding protein encodes the protein MRSRRFKKYFSLTMIVVLIAGMVLTGCGGKEGETSNPAQEISEVTVPQHLVIGEQFDLKGYDPGSSMSDFVRALVYNNLVELDMDFKKSPGLAESWETSGDGTIWTFELRQNVVFHDGSPWDAEAAKINLDIRKEGTGKGWLTAVEEVEVVGSHTLAVHLKEPVYTFDSDLTPPFLAMVSPKAFDEEGNVIEAIGTGPFKLTSWTTDSEFVMERNEDYFAGAPILEKITFKVIPDAETRAMALQAGEIDMMSGREALTAVQRLKAQPNMKLVKEMSQTSEVLFFNVYEGPFNDIKVRQAVAHAINFDEMVPVLLEDLAEAPMNFFSQAYGEYMDNNLSLPKYDVDKAKELLREAGWEDKDANGILEKNREPLKARLVLGAKNEEDKILSAVIQDKLKDIGMEIELVHLEGGALREALTEKDYDMIMIGQWSVPHDDPTSHYLRGYWHSDSSYTIYTSSELDAKIEKLHLSLDTAERLKLHREIQAEILENTSVLMVFHRNNVMVMNEKVQDFEISTGTWQIFRGLTKTSIR